The Anopheles maculipalpis chromosome 3RL, idAnoMacuDA_375_x, whole genome shotgun sequence genomic sequence TTTAATCTTCGAGTCTCGAATTCTCTTTCCATCcctcatttttttgtttgttaatttttccatttgtttgctCCTCGTAACGCATTTTATACATagttctgtttgttttgctacgtCATCTAGTAAAATGGATTTGGGAGGGGGCATCTTGGGTGGGGAGGATGTTTGGATAAGGGTAGGACCTTGCTACTAACACGCATTATACACATCTGGATGATTATACAACTCACACGCAACTCGTAATAAATCTTTTCTTCCCCATCACTGTTGACTTATCTACTTAGGCTTAACCTTACTTAATTTGTAttcttgctgtgtgtgttttttccgaATATTTTTCTTAAGTTTTTCTTTAAAGAATTCCTGCAACACATTGCAGCGTTTAAAATCATCCTTCTCGGGTTCTATGTTGGGCCTCATTTGCCTCGGTTGTTCTGTGcaccaaacgaaaaaagatGTTGTGTTTATTTACCTAATATTTTTGCCACAACTGCTTCCTTTCAGACCCGAGCGTTTGAGTTTTCGTCTCAAGcgtctgtttgtttttaattgaaaaatgttcatgttccgtttccacacacacacacacactgtacaTCATCTAATCCCTTTGCTCCAATCGGgaaagcttccttttttttcgctggtgAATCTCATTTCGGTTCCCTTTCGCTTGTGCACTCGGAcggtgcaaaccaaaacaaaacagaaaaatgaaataaaccgAAAAAAGTTGTGCTGAGGAATGTTTCCTGTGCCTGTGCCTTGGGAGATAAAACTTTGGTTTTTGAACGACTGGCACGTTACAGTGGGGGAAAAAATCGAGTGGGTTATACGTTTCGAAGACTgtggaaaacataaaatatgcgTTTTATGTGCAAAAACTTATTAAGATTAAATTTTGCAGGCACATTAAGTGTTTAAAAACCATATGGAATATTTCTTTGAAAGTAAAGCATTCGTTCTAAACCATTGGGGGTCAATTATATCCCCATTAAACGCCTTAAGGTAGACAAACGGTATGACAAAATAACCTTGTTATGATACAGTAATCAGCTTTGTCTGTCTGTCACCTAGAAGCGTTGCCCCTTTTCTTGCTTTGGTTCATTCACGTGCAGATGCAAGAGAACTTCTCCTCGACCCAGGTCATAGTAGTGTCTTTATTAAACCCAGTTTTGTGACCCcataagaaaaaacaaaaccgttggTTGGTTTTCTAACGGGATGGGGAtaccgtgcgtgcgtgtgccaTGCTGGTTATGTTTATCATTAATTTACTCTCACTTTCCATGTACGCCCGCGACACATcacaatcctttttttctcgctgGTGCCTGTACTCTATCCTCCTTGCCATGATGTGTTGTGCTGGGGTGATTTtggaacgaaagaaaaaaaaaaaaaacgcaccagaATCGAGCTCATAGCACGTTCGGAGGTGAATATTTATCATGGTAATTAATTATACCTCAACTTTCAGCGCGTCAGCGGCTTCTTAGCGaagtggagctttttttttcgcaagcGGAGGTggcaatttcaaaattaagtaACCCCGAAAACCTAAGGCGGCAGGTGTGTTACGGCAAGGAGGTGCTGGATCAGAACGGCAAGACTAACGTCGAAAGCGAGTGAATtaatattttgataaatttaattccTCAATTCTGCGTACCCACCCATCTCCCGCCCGTTTGGGAATTCATCAGGAAATCCTAGAGCCTTTTCGTTTCGTCCAAAAACGGTGGAAACGCCAAACGTTTCGGGTGGGATGTTGATGAATTTTCGTTGCGGATCGTGGAACCTAACTTTGTCGGCAGTTTCCACCGTTGCCGgttgccgttttgtttttttccgaaaTTCCGCACATTCATCCCTTGTGCGCCGGGTAAAGCTGCTCTTACCTGTGGCAGAAGTTAGCTGGGGAGCACCTTTTATTTTGGAATTCGGTTCGCTGCCTAcgctggtttttgtttgttttcggtgtGGAATTCAGCCACGTCTAATTCGTCTCACTTTCTATCGTTTGTTCAATTGGTAGGGAGGGGTGTGAGGGAGCTGAAGTGAAATGCGGAATGACTCTTGGGGCAATGATTATGATTGTTGAAGTGAATGAACGTAgcgaattgcatacctttaggctgTTAGACTTGAGACGATGTGACACTTGATAGAATTaatgaacacatttttttccgaatttagtgatgtgatgaaaattgagcaaaaagaacaagaagaaaaggagtAAAACTATCCTAATTacaggaaaataaactttaaaaaacaCCACATTTTtgacaacaaaataaatattccaaGCTCAACCCTTTTATCATTCACTTCAAGAACCCTTGAAAATTGGAACACCTTTTTTTGGGGGACGAAAACGATTCGTTCCTCTCGATTTCCTTCTAACTGCAAACAGCCAGACCCACTAGACAAGCGTCCGGGCTGTGTGAGTGAAACTAAGTCCCCACGCAGACTCATTCTCATTTACAGCAAACGATGACACTAATATTGGTTTACGAGTGTGTTTTGGTGGCTGGTTATTGCCACCACCAACCGTTTAAGGGTGGGTGATTTTGTTGATGGGATGAATGTGAAGTCAATTGAATTAAATGGCCAGTGTCTGCAAGGACATTCGGAAGGTCATTTTCTGTCAACATGGTTATAAATATGGCGTTATAATGTAAACACGTACCATGCATAGCGTTACACGCGATCGATGTAGTAAAAATAAGTCCTTTCGATGTAAGGATACAAACTACCTTCGACAGTGATGCAAGATCGTCTAGGTGAACGAAGCGGAATGAATGTGCGTACAAAGCCTTCATACACCACAATCACCGACCGTCGGCGTTTTGTGCAAATAGCACCCTATATATCAAAATCTAGGTCCGTCTGTAGCAGCAAAAGGAGAATGTTTGCCCGACCGGCGGACAAGCAAAGACACAAGTATCTGTCTATAGCAGTGCAAATGGCCTGTTAGATCAATGGATCCACCCTAAACGGTTAGCAATCGACAGTGCTCTACCGGGCGGCAACTTTCCCGCCAGCAAATGTTGACCATTTTGTCTGATTTATGCAACACTCTCGCGCTGTCGTACTGGATTTTTCGCATTCCCAATATTGTAGTAATAAATATGGGAACAAAAACCGCCGTCAGGGGCACCATTGCTAAATAAATAGGAAAAGTACTTTTAATCCTAAAATAAAACCTAAACGAAGCAAGGAATTTAATACTCTGATGACATTTTCCCTAATGGCATTGGAGAGGGCATCACGGggtcaacagcaaaaaaaaaaggaaccgttCGTTCCCAGTTCTAAAACACAGTTACACAGTTCGGTTTGTGGCTTTCTCTGCTACACGCTAGTACATGGGGAACTACGCGGCCTCTTGTTACTGTTGCTATTTTGCGTTCGTTAACCAGCGCTTGGTAACATTCGACGGGGGACCGTAAGCCCAATTCACCACGGCAACACGTTTGTGGTTGCCGCTGCTACTGTGTCGGAGTTTTATGTTGACAAGcgcgtaaaataaaaacaaaaacgccacCACGCAAGAACATTCCGATGGGGATTCTAAGCCACCGCACATCGGATGAGGGGCATAAAAAAATGCGTACAATTTTGAACCATGCTCTGTCATATATTTTACGATAGGTTGCTACCAACCACACTGTCATAGTGCACGCGCGAATTGGCTTTCATACAGTTTTATTTCGCTGTCGCGTAAAGGGTTTTGGTGTATTTCTGTAGTCCGATTTTTCCTGTTATGCACGCCAAAGCCTATTGAGTAAACGAATGCCATTGGTAGATTTCGTAACtgattgcatttttaaaagctttttatttggcttagttttgttgtgtctgtgtgccgGGTTGGTTGCAAAATCTGACCGCTTTTATCACATGCATCCAGAAAGTTTAGTATGACAAATTTATGGTTTCATAGCTAAAAGAGAGCTCCGAACATTGATTTGTGCTATAAATGAATAGCAAGCTTTACGAAAACTATGCTCAGCGTCAGTTTCACTTCTAATCGCATCACATCCCATCCCCAATCCCTAAGGTTATAATCCCAAAACCCCCGGCTAGCACACAGGTCGTTGAATCATGTCACGGGTTGTAAGCCAACAAACATGCACAAATCGAAGGACCCCGCCCCGCCAGTTACTGTCGACCGGTAGGGATTTGGGTTGTAAAATTATAAACCCATCATGATTGTCATCGTGACAGAGTCGAGCAAGTGACGGAACAAGGCTTAAACCTACACCACTctgcaggcacacacacacacgcttgcgAGCGAGTGTTCCGCATCTGTTGAGTCGCGCGTGGGATCATCACGCACGGGAAAACGAACggcacaagaagaaaaaaagcacaaatccTCCCCAAACGCACATCATTAATCTCGGTGTAGGGATTTGGGGAGGCCTCGAGTGCAGACATACGCCTTTAccgggatgatgatgatgatgattttcccAAATATCCACTTCAAGAGGATTCACAGGATCAGCCTTCCATGGTACACGGAACAAAGGGAAGTTTTGACGCAAAACGTACACGCACGATCGAAAGAAGAACGCCAGGGAGTCATTTGACGGGTTGGTTCATTTTTGACTGCCGGtggaaaaatcgaagaaaaatcaagtatgtgtgtgtgtgtgtggttgttgtgTATAGGTATGTACAACTCGGATGTTCACACGATAATAAACCTGCACACGTCACGGCCTGTTGCCAGAACAGATCGTCTCATCCACAAAATTCCCTCACCGCAAACCGTGTGCAATCTGTCAACCTCATCGCTTAAAACCCgcataattataattaataactAATAACACACTTCTCTCACATCCTCCACGAGTTCGCTTAGATTAAACGCTTCCTGTTTTGTTTACGATACACTTCGAAGGATAAAACAGGTTTTGTTCCTAAGGGTGCTTCTTAATGCATAAAATTCACCTGACGTACATCGGCACTCCCCCGGATGAACCGTCAGCGGGATGAAACTATTTACAGTGTAGGTGATCGGATGCAACGCACCCCGCACCCGTTACCTAGAGCCCCGTGTCGGTACGCTTTCGAAGGATGCTCTTCGGTGTGAAGGGTTTCGCAGCGGGACCGCTGCTCGTCGGCGGTACATCCGGCTGTATGTCGGCACACTGCGATATGCTGCTAATGGTGACGGTTCGCGTACTGTGCCCATCGGTTGCGGACAGTAGCGAGTCCTTCGAACCGGGATGGCTGCCCGTTAGCTCGATCAGGGCAACGGTTTCGGCGACCGAATCGGGTGTGGTGGTGGATGGAAGAAGCCCATCCGCCCCGATACGGACCGCTGGTTCCGTTCGTTAATCAAACCGTTCGATGCTGGCCGGGGCCAGCTTGccgggcggtggtggtggcggtgggaTGCACATTTCGTCGATCGTGCAGACACGCTCGTTGTACGGGAACTTGAAGTTGATCTCGCTGCCGGTCGTGATGATGGGCGTTTCGGCATTTTTCTCGAGTATTGTGTCTGTGGGGTTGGAATCGAAATAGGATGCAAAATTTGCGTTATGCTTCGATGGAAGAAAGGAGGATAGCTTGGTTGCTTTTGTTGTGGtaaaaatatcaaagaaaTGTAGTTAatcaatgtttaatttataaaactaGCCATGTAGCACATCCAAAGAGCCTATTGACTTGTAATGGAGGATTGAACACTTCagaaatgattgattttaagtttgtgcaTGTTCTTACTTAACTTCAAGTGATGATTGGAATTTTCTGGAATccatttattaattttgaacAATAATTATGCATTGTATTGTGGAGTCCTTTCATTGATAATAAGTTCTTTTACtctcaatttttgtttgatgtagTTTGGGGGCATCAAATAATTCTCTAATGTCATGATTCAGAATCTGATCACGTTAATTGAGCCATAGCATTGCTTTAGAGGCCCAACTTCTTGACCTTATTTATGCGGATCCAAGAAGGATTCGTATTAGTAATACTGAGAGCTGAAGTCTACAAGGATCGACTTTGACTATTACTTACAACTTATTAAATTTGTATCATAAAACTTTGATGACATTCATTTTTCAAGTTCCATGTTTACATGCCAAAAACGCTGAAAAAGTGACATTTTCTACATATTATGTCCATTAACACCCACAATACACTGTACAAGTCTGTAGAATCCTCACACTGCTCCTATTCAACGCTTCAATCGCGACGGTGCACATCAACTGCTTGCCAGAGTACTTATAATGTTCCACCCGACAGTTTAACTTACATAAAAGCTGATGGAGTAAAGTTTCGGAAACCATCCCCCAGTGCAACGATTCTTACCTCGTTTATCCTCGTGCGTATAATAGCGCGCCCGATGCCTCGAGAGACAGAGTGCCGTGGACACGACGATGATGGCAAGTATGATGAATATTATCAGCCCACAGGCTGCCAGTATGCTAACGCTGCCCGCTACACCGACAAGGGAAGATAAAACGGAACAGCATATGTAAAGGCTAGATTGGGAATCGAAATTTGCCAGATAAGCTCCTTCCTAGCCGGCATACCTTGCTCGAGAAAGTTGTGCGACGTGCTGGCAGCATCATGATCCTCGTCTACTATCACCTCCATGCAGTCCTCGACACCGTCCTGGTGCAGCCCGTCGATGCGCACCTCGCGAAGCCGTTCAGGTAGAAAGCAACGTGGAACTTCCTGCCAGGGAAGACGTGGGGGCTTTagctgcaacaaaaaaaaaagtcagagCAACCGGGCAAGGAATTAGCACTAAACGGCTAAGCGATGTTGATAGAGAATGGAAGGTTCCCGGCTTTTGTCTCTTTGAATGCTTTTCGGTGTCAGTGAAAATGACTCTCTAATCTGGTGTTTCCGTTTGATGGACATATGCAACCTGTGCGAATGCTCCTATTTGTATAGTGCAGTGTAACGTGTAACCTTACCTTATTCGATTGTGTGATGAGCGGTCCCATATGACACCAGTCGCATATCAAGGGGTTGTTTTCCAGCTTGACGTCGGTGATCTTAGCGAGCTGGGTTGCGTAGCGTTCTGGGATGCCGTTTAGCTGATTCCGGGACAGATCCAAGAACTAGACAGGGAAAACCAAGAGACAAGACATTAAATACACCACCTTACTACAGTGGAGAATGAAAAAGCTGACAGCAAACATGAGCCTCGAATGAATGTGCTTCTAGCCCTGTTGGTATGGTAACTCGTTACCCGCGTTAGTGTTCGCTTTGATGCAATGCAATGACACGTCGTCACAGGGTCGTGCTCGCTGACAGGTCAATTGCTACCAGTACGCTGCTCGTTGTTTTCAATTGCATGATTTGATTTGCTTTGAACGAACTCCGCCCCGGCGGTTGACACTGGAAACGGATTGATGGTGTGTTTGACTTTAACGTTACGCACCTtttcggaaaattcggatCGATCGTTGCGAATTGCACTTTTTTCCCAGTAGATTCGGGTGCGATAGTTTTCGAAATCGATTTTCCGTCGAATTTCACACGTTTACAAGATATtcactattttcaataaagtttaaaaaaaaacttcaaattcaataaCTTCTTTATGTgaagagggtttttttctgacggtttgtgtgtgttggcgtCTTAAGTTGTGTAAAGAAATGTACTTTTTACATTCTGTGAAGCAAGGTGTGTGCTTGCACAGTGGAAGCAACTCGCCACTCCTGCCAGAAGTGCATTACCACCTGAAAATGGCGTATGCAGTTTGAAAAACGACTTATGGAGCAAACCGACGTTTATCTTGCGGTGGTTTCAGCCTGAGTGTATGCGCTTGATAGTAAACACAAGCACATGGTataaatcaaatatttcattttccagCAAGATGTGTATTTAGCTTTCCCTGTTTTCCTTTCAGTTTTCccttgaaaaaaaagcttgtttttGGTGTGCCTATTTATCGTCCGAAAATTGGATTTTTCCGGCAGCAGCAGACGTATATATCCTAATTCGTTCCCACACAACCCATACAGTTATAGCTATGCTACGTGAGGTaggaaaatgggggaaaaaatagcAACACCATTTTCGGTAAATCATATCCACCGCACAATGGGTCGGTTGATTGAGAATCGGTGTGTGGTGAAGGAGATTGGAAAGGAAATCAAATACTAGTTTGGATCTCGGTTTTATTCTCTAGCGCACCTACACCAcctggatgtgtgtgtgtgtgtatgtggtttgGTATGCGCTTTTTTCCATCAGAATATACCCAGGATTCAGTGATAAGATTTGAAGTGTAGCTGCACTACATTTCCGCTTTGCACCACCGGAACTGGTTCGAGAAGAACCACTGGTTTGAGATTCTGAGATGGTTGGTGTGGTTGCAAATTTGTACTGGGAGCAATGATTCTTTTCTACCATCGTTGGTTGAGTACAGCACCGTACAGTCGTCGTGTTTTGCATTATGAAACGCCGACATATGATGTTTCGAAACCGGCACACACCGTTCCTGCCTGATTGTCTGTCTGCAGTGTAGCGGAATAGTCGGGATGGAAAATCAGGATCTTGCCTTAGCAATCACTAGCTGACGCTGAAGTTCCTGGACCTACATTCGTCCTGGTTGTTTATCATTGTGAAAGATTGTGAGTAGCAGTTTCAGGATGTATAAAATTACGGCTGTTAATATTGATGCACCTTTCTCATACGTTGTGCAACTCATTGAAATGGTGGTGCTCGGTGGCGCGAACTATCTTTTTCTGCATCATAAGCAGACCACCattgttattgaaaaatgaatcTGCAGATAAAGATTTCCAAAGATTCCCCACTGTTGTGGGCGTTCCATTTCCTTAGACGAGTATGGCATACCCATCCTCCGTAAGCGAATAAGAGTGAATACGGATAAATCCTGCCACCCACGACGATCCGGGAGAAAACTTACCTTCAACTGGTGCAATGGTTCGATGATTTGTAGCGTGATGTTATCGATATGATTGCCAGACAGATTGAGAGTTTCCAGACGTAGGAATGGAGTGAAGAGGTTCGGTGGCAACGCGCCCATATCGGACACCATCAGCCCGGTGATGTTCTTTATGACCTAGgaaggtaagaaaaaaaatggaatatttttggtgtaaaggaacaaaaaaaaaccccctggACGTTGTGCTCGTTATCCTGCTGTGAGGGTAGACATTTATAGCTATCGGGTGCAGTATGTACATGCGCCTCAAGGTAATGATAGATGATCGTGTAGATACACACCTGTATCGTGTCCTCCATTTCGCTCAAATCCAGCTGCAAATTCCCACTAATGTTAAGCGTCTGCAGGTTCCGGAGCGGGCGGAAACAGGCCGGCTCAATGTGGGACAGCTTGTTGTACGAAGCGTCCAGATGTATAAGGCTGGTCAGGTTTTCGAATGCTCGGTCTGCGATTTTGGCCAACCGGTTACGGGAAATATCTGAATGAAGTGCGGATCAAAGTACCAGATTCGTTGAATAAATTGGAGAGACTACTACGGCGTGACGGCTTCTACTTACCGAGATATTTCAAACCCCTTTGGGAAATGAACAGTTCATCGACGATCACTGAAAGCTGGTTGCCGTCGAGGCGTAGCTTTTCCAGATGCACCAAGTCCTTAAACTCTTCCCGGTCAAGAAATTTTATCTGTTGGATAAAGTTGGTTAAATATAGTCAAAATTTTGTTGGGTCTTAAGAATGAATACcaagttgataaaatattcgtctaaTTCTTACCTGATTTTGACCCAAGTCAAGTTCTGTCAAGTGGGAAAGAATGTTGTAAATCTGTGGATTAATGTTGGACAGGCGACATCCTCGTACTTTGAGTGTTTTTAAATCCTggaataaaatcaaaatcgcACTTTGTGTTAAACATGTTCGATATCGTGCTTAAGCTAGGAATTGGAAAACTACAGTACCTGTACATCTTTGAACACTTCCGGTGGCAGATCGTCGATGGAGTTGTGGCTTAGGTCCAGGTACTTGAGCTTAGCCAGATGCAGGAACAACCGCTGATTAAACTCGGTAATGGAATTATCTATCAGATGAAGTTTTTTGAGTTCCtgtcgagaaaagaaaacaaatagcaaTTCTCAGATTACCAAGATAACAGTTCGATTGTATTTATCCTCTTACCTTCAAATGACCAAACGTGCCACTAGCGATGTTATCTAACCGATTGCGGGAGAGATCGAGCTCGATCAGATTGTCCTGCCCGCGAAAGTTCTCCATCGCTAGCTGGGTGATGTTGTTGTGCGAAATGTCAATCAACTTGAGCCGTACCAAGCCCCAGAAGGAACGATCGCCCACCGAGGGTATGTTGGCGTGAATGATGCGTAAGATTTcgagctttttgaaaaactGAAACTGTGGTCCCACGTTGATTGGATGGCGCGTGTTTGAGATTACGAGTATCTCGACGTCCGGATCAAAATGGGACAGTGGCGGAATGATCCATTCCACTGCGAAACGAATAAGGAGAGTAAGGAAAAGAAAGTGAAGTGAAAGTGAACAATATTTTGTTGATAATTTCATGAGTATTTCATTGCCCTGCGGTTGCGATACAAAGgtgattgattgaatttaaaaactaCCATCTGGAATTGATAAAACGGCATCAAGGCCTATGCAAAAGTACTACTTCAAAGCCACACACCTTAAAGGCATTTCATGGCTTCAAATGATAATTGCACTGGCATATCTAACGATAAttaagaacaaaaacatatcCTACACATAGCTCTATAGATTTGCGAAGGTTCATTCCTTCTGGCAGACATTTGTTCCTCCTGACACAGCCTGCCTAAAGCTATTCATTTGTTGGCAGCAGATTGTTCTTTATTGTGTTCATTTGATCATCTTCGAACACtaatgggtgtgtgtgtgtgttttctttgctttgctagCATTTCTTCCTTCCCCCGAAGGCTGGGAAGATGAGTGTCTAATGAAttgtggtgcgtgtgtgtatttattcgATTAACATACCTTTGTTGCAGACCGTACGATAGCGTCCTTCCCTGTCATCACAGTCACAATCGTTGGGACACTTGCGTGTTGCGTTGACTGCTGCCATTGTCCCAGAGACCAGGGCGAGAACCATGATTAGTACAGCCGTACGGATAGATATGTTCAAATTCATTATGGTATCTGGGGAAAATTGCAAGAGAAATGGTGCGAACAGGTTAGAATGGTTTAGTTTGTAGATATAACAAAAGTCATTGGAGATTGTCGCATTGAAAAGCTTACATGAGAAGGTTTTGTGtagaacaaatttaaattattgggttttttttactagGATTGTGcagattttccttctttaatGAGAGTGTACTAAACTTCgattgtattattttaatggaatcttttgttttcaatcaatttataTCATAATCATTGGAAATTAATAGAACTTTCAACGAACAATTATTGCTCTATTTGCTTGCTCCCTTtcaattaattgttttttacaATAATGATAATGACATGTTTCTACGATCGCCCAGGTGATCGCCAATAGGCGGTGCTTTGTTCCAGtgatggaaaataaacaaaacagatttaatttaaaagtaaTTGAATGGCTCACAATAGAACCTGCTGGCACCTGGTCGACAGATTCATTCTGGTATTGAGCCAATGACCCCGATTTTATTCGCTTAGGGCCTCTGATGCTGTACA encodes the following:
- the LOC126560449 gene encoding insulin-like growth factor-binding protein complex acid labile subunit translates to MAAVNATRKCPNDCDCDDREGRYRTVCNKVEWIIPPLSHFDPDVEILVISNTRHPINVGPQFQFFKKLEILRIIHANIPSVGDRSFWGLVRLKLIDISHNNITQLAMENFRGQDNLIELDLSRNRLDNIASGTFGHLKELKKLHLIDNSITEFNQRLFLHLAKLKYLDLSHNSIDDLPPEVFKDVQDLKTLKVRGCRLSNINPQIYNILSHLTELDLGQNQIKFLDREEFKDLVHLEKLRLDGNQLSVIVDELFISQRGLKYLDISRNRLAKIADRAFENLTSLIHLDASYNKLSHIEPACFRPLRNLQTLNISGNLQLDLSEMEDTIQVIKNITGLMVSDMGALPPNLFTPFLRLETLNLSGNHIDNITLQIIEPLHQLKFLDLSRNQLNGIPERYATQLAKITDVKLENNPLICDWCHMGPLITQSNKLKPPRLPWQEVPRCFLPERLREVRIDGLHQDGVEDCMEVIVDEDHDAASTSHNFLEQAGSVSILAACGLIIFIILAIIVVSTALCLSRHRARYYTHEDKRDTILEKNAETPIITTGSEINFKFPYNERVCTIDEMCIPPPPPPPGKLAPASIERFD